Proteins from a genomic interval of Coccinella septempunctata chromosome 2, icCocSept1.1, whole genome shotgun sequence:
- the LOC123307708 gene encoding uncharacterized protein LOC123307708, with the protein MEEFVYEDLQNLCRLCFSKTSLVSIFDHRLESTENMAEVIEVTTGVKISPTDEISHMLCNKCSHLTIQMFKFRTTSMLNDIDLREKAAIQKTVHKSMKELFQIYPNLIVPSSVIQRDVLPSVTLENNIKNYLDKSKSKLLKMKISRNVPLEPSVEDKAIEFEATESCSIEEPRSVATDIVADVNFTETLQVKENPPTSTAEKRTTNPSWETEHPHRKKSKREDTEHKNKGDSLFTVKPNYKTLHICDLCNHVLYNVRELKRHKNLHMRCSLCRTSFSSMEKTKEHQKDCSVKKIMSNMPKLEIERCDQIPELREKYPDAFRDQDVIEISEDEEEVSTNDRNPRTEPKPQNEKKYYRSLKVFVKNSTSTFTAETSVRSPCSKNANEGMKGPEGPMIQKPIFTYSKQFRKADKCENNKSCSTSGLEHDKNTKSSVLPLTLRKNDSDNSSLDKSKKIEYSIIPPATSTINYSGKQTCGGSNKPFEHVTAESGIEKENGAVNAQKKIDSEKCKEVLPDPGKLVISEPGKKEDPTKVKITSQFHVPGKLTTPKKSSNLEKSKEMPLSTNSGPNSDVGRISETLPVGGEKTSKSVSSAEIEKAKRKRKSIENSREMKKIKSAHVAQGENTTKAPSNSEPNPGKNQSQTSEKKSFRPKIIISDKDAIVVDSEEEENDCLKNLLKRLRRDENKAKKTTQTDIPCNNDIVKTKGNGFLYELKNLRNYLSFSNIPVNTTFSKVASIKYTSEVSSLMRNQMKLQNKSMNVNKKKQNTVTPMKSGSEDMQKSVVTKINAGCGNSQNTTTLKTSNESCVGSQNTTTPKTSNKSCGGSQNTTTAKTSNKSCGGSQNTTTPTKFVQGNKEKQVEQAPTNSSECSKNSKNNQTVECNMEKLNVALVNSSVGGKEKQIDMNILNPTISCSGNLITVVPSNTTLPTVHYAMSNTQLNSVNIQPSLGPYYLVSNSMTVLPANQLQSSAQMPPPTTVVNKSFPHSNYTPSTQHAVFTTGLPSIRPNVVQAQSGSSRIQLPTGASLPTTSTVPSGSRQDCSQQLPILRKIPKQTIRIVQRESVVGNNLVKIASTKDAKTCDTVRLNENNDRFSAADQQNNQTVTAAPENPKYIRVRNLAELK; encoded by the exons ATGGAAGAATTTGTGTACGAAGATTTACAAAATTTGTGTAGGTTGTGTTTTTCGAAGACTTCGTTAGTGAGTATTTTCGATCATCGATTAGAATCGACGGAAAACATGGCAGAAGTGATTGAGGTTACAACAGGAGTCAAG ATATCACCCACAGACGAAATATCTCACATGCTCTGTAACAAGTGCTCCCACCTTACAATTCAGATGTTCAAATTCAGAACTACCTCCATGCTCAACGACATTGATTTGAGG GAGAAAGCAGCAATACAGAAGACGGTTCATAAGTCAATGAAAGAACTGTTTCAGATATATCCAAATTTGATAGTTCCTTCTTCGGTCATACAGCGCGATGTCTTACCGTCTGTTACAttagaaaataatattaaaaattatcTGGACAAATCTAAGAGTAAATTGTTGAAGATGAAGATATCTAGGAATGTACCGCTTGAGCCTTCGGTGGAGGATAAAGCCATTGAATTTGAAGCCACCGAGTCATGTTCTATCGAAGAGCCCAGATCTGTAGCAACAGATATCGTCGCTGACGTGAATTTCACAGAAACCTTGCAAGTTAAAGAAAATCCACCGACTTCTACTGCCGAAAAAAGAACCACGAATCCCTCTTGGGAAACCGAACACCCACatcgaaaaaaatcgaaaagagAAGATACGGAACATAAAAATAAAGGAGATTCATTGTTTACCGTGAAACCAAACTATAAAACTCTCCATATATGCGATTTGTGCAATCATGTCTTATATAACGTCAGGGAACTTAAAAGGCACAAAAATTTGCATATGCGTTGTAGCTTATGCAGAACATCATTCAGCTCCATGGAAAAAACCAAAGAACATCAAAAAGACTGTTCAGTGAAGAAAATCATGAGTAACATGCCAAAGTTGGAGATCGAACGCTGTGACCAAATTCCAGAGTTGCGCGAAAAATACCCTGACGCTTTTCGGGACCAGGACGTCATTGAAATTTCGGAAGACGAAGAAGAAGTCTCAACTAACGACAGGAATCCTCGAACCGAGCCTAAGCCCCAAAACGAGAAGAAATATTACAGAAGCTTAAAAGTGTTCGTGAAAAATTCAACTTCTACTTTCACTGCCGAAACTTCTGTAAGAAGTCCTTGCTCGAAAAACGCCAATGAAGGTATGAAAGGACCAGAAGGACCAATGATACAAAAACCCATTTTCACCTATTCTAAACAATTCCGGAAAGCGGATAAATGCGAGAATAATAAAAGTTGTTCCACCAGTGGCCTAGAACATGACAAGAATACGAAATCTAGCGTACTCCCATTGACCTTAAGAAAAAACGATAGTGATAATTCCTCGTTGGACAAATCGAAGAAAATCGAATATTCGATTATTCCTCCAGCTACATCGACGATAAATTATTCCGGAAAACAGACCTGTGGAGGTTCGAATAAACCCTTCGAGCATGTTACTGCGGAAAGTGGAATTGAAAAGGAAAATGGGGCTGTGAAcgcgcaaaaaaaaattgatagtgAAAAGTGCAAGGAGGTACTACCCGACCCTGGAAAGCTTGTTATTTCCGAACCCGGTAAAAAGGAGGACCCTACAAAAGTTAAAATTACGTCCCAATTCCACGTGCCTGGAAAACTCACGACCCCGAAAAAATCTTCGAATTTGGAGAAATCTAAGGAAATGCCGTTATCTACAAACTCCGGACCCAACTCTGATGTTGGAAGAATCTCTGAAACTCTCCCGGTTGGCGgtgaaaaaacttcaaaatcggTCAGTTCGGCTGAAATCGAAAAAGCTAAACGCAagagaaaaagtatcgaaaattccagagaaatgaaaaaaatcaaatcgGCTCATGTTGCACAAGGAGAAAATACCACTAAAGCACCTTCCAATTCAGAACCGAATCCCGGCAAGAATCAGAGCCAAACTTCCGAGAAAAAATCGTTCAGACCAAAGATAATAATCAGCGATAAAGATGCTATCGTCGTGGATTCAGAGGAAGAAGAAAATGATTGTTTGAAGAATCTGCTAAAACGATTGAGAAGAGATGAGAATAAAGCTAAGAAAACGACACAGACTGATATACCTTGCAATAATGATATTGTCAAGACCAAAGGAAATGGTTTCTTGTACGAGCTGAAGAATTTACGGAATTATTTAAGTTTCTCTAATATTCCAGTGAATACCACTTTCAGCAAAGTAGCGTCCATAAAGTACACCTCCGAAGTCTCCTCCCTCATGAGGAATCAGATGAAATTACAGAATAAGTCGATGAATGTGAACAAAAAGAAGCAGAACACTGTAACTCCAATGAAATCGGGTAGTGAAGATATGCAAAAGAGTGTTGTAACGAAAATAAATGCAGGTTGTGGGAACAGTCAGAACACTACAACTCTAAAAACTTCAAATGAAAGTTGTGTGGGCAGTCAGAACACTACAACTCCAAAAACTTCAAATAAAAGTTGTGGGGGCAGTCAGAACACTACAACTGCAAAAACTTCAAATAAAAGTTGTGGGGGCAGTCAGAACACTACAACCCCAACAAAATTCGTTCAAGGTAACAAAGAAAAGCAAGTAGAACAAGCTCCAACAAATTCAAGTGAATGTAGTAAAAATAGTAAAAATAATCAAACTGTAGAATGTAATATGGAGAAGCTGAACGTTGCTTTGGTGAATTCAAGCGTAGGTGGCAAAGAGAAGCAGATCGATATGAATATTTTAAACCCCACCATTTCATGTAGTGGCAATTTGATCACTGTCGTACCCAGTAATACCACCTTACCAACGGTGCACTACGCAATGAGCAATACGCAATTAAATTCTGTCAATATCCAGCCATCTTTGGGACCATATTATCTAGTAAGCAACTCGATGACGGTGTTACCAGCCAATCAATTACAATCTAGTGCACAAATGCCACCTCCGACTACCGTTGTGAATAAATCGTTTCCCCATTCGAATTATACACCGTCTACGCAACATGCAGTCTTCACAACAGGACTACCATCTATCAGACCCAATGTTGTTCAGGCGCAAAGTGGATCTTCGCGAATCCAACTGCCAACAGGGGCATCTTTACCAACTACTTCAACAGTACCTTCAGGATCTCGGCAGGATTGTTCCCAACAACTGCCCATTTTGAGGAAGATACCAAAGCAGACAATACGTATTGTTCAAAGGGAAAGTGTTGTTGGTAATAATCTTGTTAAAATTGCTTCGACCAAAGACGCTAAAACCTGCGATACTGTAAGACTGAACGAAAATAATGATAGATTTTCGGCCGCCGATCAACAAAACAACCAGACTGTGACTGCAGCACCAGAAAATCCTAAGTACATTAGGGTTAGGAATTTGGCGGAACTTAAATAG
- the LOC123307547 gene encoding uncharacterized protein LOC123307547 gives MEPEAKLDQDFLFYCGFTSTFYSRIKDEEVKLRCHQWLQKLLGEKCSGIDSKRCRNIYLTQLLVCMQNNVLEGPFRLVPGEVDISDAYEVFEPIAETCKEPDWLQEKDDVPQSDGRNQKEGRTYIATRVLPGGIGAFAYVAISMGDEEPKWIGGGEGILERKLSEKFREYVPPVYEMEKILARRKDPKEREKVLTFYDVLMQNISDELDGLIEEQQNETVNGLLEQLVEDLKNKEQYQEYEDMTERQRRRSLLLMLYTNVQTRRFKIARREEILDDLEQKLMPQSFFDDSALPEDKYELPSVMWEQAINKYPTRGNINKLKDKYPMFLIIKFVDLLAKLKEEIAIQMHRRHENMLTQMKKELRMEGERGQKKIASAKKSSDIAWKILLAVREAYDKKAEVDQKNKEAKSMKLSEHSKLYDRMREAVLEKQKEVEEEAAHGQELAAEINAVANQTDLYMHINDEAIRKTEETNMAIMKNLKRLRASVRQYENRISQLKSTGKDSIDTSGNASD, from the exons atggaaccggaggcaaAATTGGACCAAGATTTCCTCTTCTACTGCGGTTTCACCAGTACATTCTACAGCAGGATCAAAGACGAAGAAGTCAAGCTCAGATGTCAC CAATGGCTGCAGAAGCTCTTAGGGGAGAAATGCTCGGGCATCGACAGTAAGAGATGTAGGAACATATACCTGACCCAACTCCTGGTATGCATGCAGAACAACGTGCTTGAAGGTCCCTTTCGGTTGGTGCCTGGTGAAGTCGACATATCCGATGCCTACGAAGTTTTCGAACCAATTGCAGAAACGTGCAAG GAACCAGATTGGCTGCAAGAGAAAGACGACGTCCCTCAGAGCGATGGACGCAACCAGAAAGAAGGCAGGACCTATATAGCCACCAGAGTGTTACCTGGAGGAATTGGAGCCTTCGCATACGTGGCCATATCGATGGGCGATGAAGAACCCAAATGGATCGGAGGCGGAGAGGG AATATTGGAGAGGAAGCTGTCTGAGAAATTCAGGGAGTACGTGCCACCAGTGTACGAAATGGAGAAGATATTGGCCAGGAGGAAGGATCCAAAGGAGAGGGAGAAGGTCCTGACGTTCTACGATGTTCTCATGCAGAACATATCCGATGAACTTGATG GTTTGATAGAAGAGCAACAGAACGAAACTGTCAACGGTCTCCTAGAGCAGCTAGTGGAGGATTTGAAGAACAAGGAACAATACCAGGAATACGAAGACATGACCGAGAGACAACGGAGGAGGTCCTTGTTGTTGATGTTGTACACCAACGTTCAAACCAGAAGATTCAAG ATCGCCCGACGAGAAGAGATCCTGGACGATTTAGAACAGAAACTGATGCCGCAATCCTTCTTCGACGATTCAGCCTTGCCGGAGGATAAGTACGAGCTTCCGTCCGTCATGTGGGAACAGGCTATCAACAAATATCCCACGAGAGGCAACATCAACAAGCTCAAGGATAAATACCCAATGTTCTTGATAATCAA GTTCGTCGATCTACTAGCCAAGTTGAAGGAGGAAATAGCAATACAGATGCATAGGCGTCACGAGAACATGCTCACGCAGATGAAGAAGGAGCTGCGTATGGAAGGAGAACGCGGTCAGAAGAAAATAGCC TCGGCCAAGAAGTCTAGTGACATTGCCTGGAAAATTCTGCTGGCAGTCAGGGAGGCGTACGACAAGAAGGCAGAGGTGGATCAGAAGAACAAGGAAGCGAAGTCTATGAAATTATCAGAGCACTCTAAGTTGTACGACAGGATGAGGGAGGCCGTTTTGGAGAAGCAGAAAGAAGTTGAG GAGGAGGCAGCTCACGGCCAAGAGCTTGCGGCGGAAATCAACGCTGTAGCCAATCAAACGGATTTGTACATGCACATAAATGACGAGGCCATTCGGAAGACCGAAGAAACGAACATGGCCATCATGAAGAATCTGAAGAGACTTCGGGCATCTGTCCGGCAATACGAAAATAGGATTTCGCAATTGAAGAGCACTGGAAAAGATTCTATCGATACATCAGGCAACGCGTCCGACTAA